The following are encoded in a window of Pseudomonas graminis genomic DNA:
- a CDS encoding glycosyltransferase yields the protein MTHFAVVAPAFYSHFQAFQALAGTLIDRGHQVTFFQQADARRWLTDPRLGFHALGALSHPPGSLEAALRRAACSNNPLRLRRVIRDLCDTTRMLCAELPSALALRQIEALLCDQMEAAGGMVAEGLGLPYVSVACALPVNREPQLPLPVMPFAYATDERSLHIFEGSRKVYDWLMGPLSKVLREASRRLAIEPRDGLHECLSPYAQISQTIPGFDFPRQHPPANFHAVGPLREAQTEQRGEWPIDPSRPFIFASLGTLQGSRYDMFKRIATASRQLNAQLLVAHCGGLDRRQEQRLVKAGATWVTDFAPQQWALQHADAVVTHGGLNTVMDAIVARTPMLVMPIAFDQPGVASRVTHAGIGLQLRRGAGAGQIRERLTQLRGLSTEPFDRLATELARAGGTSRAADIVEAVVRTGEPVLAGLVP from the coding sequence ATGACGCATTTCGCCGTCGTGGCACCGGCGTTCTACAGCCACTTTCAGGCGTTTCAGGCCCTGGCCGGAACGTTGATCGACCGGGGTCATCAGGTCACGTTTTTCCAGCAGGCCGATGCACGCCGCTGGCTGACCGATCCGCGCCTCGGCTTCCATGCCCTCGGCGCCCTTAGTCATCCGCCGGGCAGCCTCGAAGCAGCGTTGCGCCGTGCTGCCTGTTCGAACAATCCGTTGCGCCTGCGCCGGGTGATCCGCGACCTGTGCGACACCACGCGCATGCTCTGCGCCGAGCTGCCGTCGGCGCTGGCGCTGCGGCAGATTGAGGCCCTGCTTTGCGATCAAATGGAGGCGGCCGGCGGGATGGTCGCCGAAGGGCTGGGCTTGCCGTACGTCTCGGTGGCCTGCGCCTTGCCGGTCAACCGCGAGCCACAACTGCCGCTGCCGGTGATGCCCTTTGCCTACGCCACCGATGAGCGCAGTCTGCATATCTTCGAAGGCAGCCGCAAGGTGTACGACTGGTTGATGGGACCGTTGAGCAAGGTGCTGCGCGAGGCTTCACGCCGCCTGGCCATCGAGCCCCGCGACGGGCTGCATGAATGCCTCTCGCCCTATGCGCAGATCAGTCAGACCATCCCGGGTTTCGATTTCCCCCGACAGCATCCGCCCGCGAATTTTCACGCGGTCGGGCCACTGCGGGAGGCTCAAACCGAACAACGGGGCGAATGGCCGATTGACCCGAGCCGGCCCTTCATCTTTGCCAGCCTCGGCACGCTGCAGGGCAGTCGCTATGACATGTTCAAGCGCATCGCCACGGCCAGCCGACAGCTGAATGCGCAACTGCTAGTCGCCCATTGCGGTGGGCTCGACCGCCGGCAAGAGCAGCGACTGGTCAAGGCCGGCGCGACCTGGGTGACCGATTTCGCGCCGCAACAATGGGCGCTGCAACATGCTGATGCGGTGGTCACCCACGGCGGCCTGAATACGGTGATGGACGCGATCGTCGCGCGCACGCCGATGCTGGTCATGCCCATCGCGTTTGATCAGCCGGGCGTCGCTTCGCGGGTTACCCACGCCGGGATTGGCCTGCAACTGCGTCGCGGCGCCGGGGCAGGGCAGATCCGCGAAAGGCTGACGCAGCTGCGCGGGTTGTCCACCGAGCCTTTTGATCGCCTCGCAACGGAACTGGCCCGGGCCGGCGGCACGTCCCGCGCTGCCGACATTGTCGAAGCCGTGGTGCGCACGGGTGAGCCGGTGCTGGCGGGGTTGGTGCCATGA
- the crtY gene encoding lycopene beta-cyclase CrtY, translating into MTYDLILAGGGLANGLIAWRLKQQRPELRVLCIEEQTHLGGNHTWSFHEGDLTTEQHQWLQPLVVQRWATYDVHFPQRSRRLNSGYASITSERFAEVIEPALGDALLTGRRITELTPNGVVLDSGERLEARAVIDGRGVQATPHMVLGQQAFLGQLLRLQAPHGLTAPIIMDARVAQSEGYRFVYVLPFSADTLLIEDTHYVDQHSFTSDQLRQHITDYAGAHGWEIAECLREEQGVLPITLAGDFAGFWREAAGQPRSGLRAGLFHCTTGYSLPHAVRLAEWIAAQPTLHSDSLDVGIRAIAQHAWQSQRFYRLLNRMLFLAGRPSNRWQVMQRFYGLSEGLISRFYAGRSTLADKLRVLTGKPPVPVNEAVKAAVRYLPKHYQARHHLPKHNEN; encoded by the coding sequence ATGACCTATGACCTGATTCTCGCCGGCGGTGGGCTGGCCAACGGGCTGATCGCCTGGCGTCTCAAACAGCAGCGGCCGGAGCTGCGCGTGCTGTGCATCGAAGAGCAGACGCACCTCGGCGGCAACCACACCTGGTCCTTTCACGAAGGCGACCTCACCACCGAGCAGCATCAATGGCTGCAGCCGTTGGTGGTGCAGCGCTGGGCGACCTATGACGTGCACTTCCCGCAACGCTCGCGACGGTTGAACAGTGGCTATGCCAGCATCACGTCGGAACGCTTTGCCGAGGTCATCGAGCCCGCATTGGGCGACGCGCTGCTGACCGGCCGACGCATCACCGAACTCACCCCGAACGGCGTCGTGCTGGACAGCGGCGAGCGGCTTGAGGCCCGCGCGGTGATCGATGGTCGCGGCGTGCAGGCCACGCCGCACATGGTGTTGGGCCAGCAGGCGTTCCTGGGACAGTTGCTGCGCTTGCAGGCGCCCCATGGCCTGACCGCGCCGATCATCATGGACGCCCGGGTCGCGCAAAGTGAGGGCTACCGCTTCGTCTACGTGCTGCCATTCTCAGCCGACACCTTGCTGATCGAGGACACCCATTACGTCGACCAACATTCATTTACTTCTGACCAGCTTCGTCAGCACATCACTGATTACGCCGGGGCTCACGGCTGGGAAATCGCCGAGTGCCTGCGCGAAGAGCAGGGCGTGTTGCCGATCACCCTGGCCGGGGATTTTGCCGGGTTCTGGCGCGAAGCTGCAGGCCAGCCGCGATCGGGTTTGCGCGCCGGGCTGTTTCATTGCACTACCGGCTATTCACTGCCCCATGCCGTGCGGCTGGCGGAGTGGATTGCTGCTCAGCCAACGCTCCATTCCGACTCACTGGACGTCGGCATTCGCGCCATCGCGCAGCACGCCTGGCAATCCCAGCGTTTCTATCGGCTGCTCAACCGCATGCTGTTTCTGGCCGGACGACCGTCCAATCGCTGGCAAGTGATGCAGCGGTTCTATGGCCTGTCCGAAGGCCTGATCAGCCGTTTCTACGCAGGCCGCAGCACCCTGGCCGACAAGCTGCGCGTGCTGACCGGCAAGCCGCCCGTACCGGTCAACGAGGCGGTCAAAGCCGCTGTCCGTTACCTGCCCAAGCATTACCAGGCCAGGCATCACCTGCCTAAGCACAACGAGAATTGA
- a CDS encoding phytoene desaturase encodes MTQAKSAIVIGAGFGGLALAIRLQAAGVQTTLLEKRDKPGGRAYVYEDEGFTFDAGPTVITDPTAIEELFTAAGKSIKDYVELLPVSPFYRLCWEDGTKFDYANDQQSLDTQIAALNPKDVAGYQRFLAYSKAVFQEGYLKLGAVPFLSFRDMVQAGPQLAKLQAWRSVYSMVSQFIENDKLRQAFSFHSLLVGGNPFATSSIYTLIHALERQWGVWFPKGGTGALVQGMVKLFQDIGGQFELNADVASIETSGQRVTGVRLKDGRQINADCVASNADVMHTYAELLGGHPRGVKEGARLKGKRFSNSLFVIHFGLKRPQPQLQHHTVCFGPRYKALIQEIFKGAALAEDFSLYLHAPCITDPSLAPPGCSSHYVLSPVPHLGNADIDWEVEGPRYRDRIFEYLEKHYMPGLREDLVTSRIFTPQDFKGELNAHLGSAFSLEPILRQSAWFRPHNRDANLSNLYLVGAGTHPGAGVPGVIGSAKATAGLMLEELHS; translated from the coding sequence ATGACTCAAGCAAAAAGCGCAATTGTGATTGGCGCCGGTTTTGGCGGCCTGGCCCTGGCCATCCGGCTTCAGGCGGCGGGCGTGCAGACGACGCTGCTGGAGAAACGCGACAAGCCCGGCGGCCGCGCCTACGTCTACGAAGACGAGGGTTTCACCTTCGATGCGGGGCCGACGGTGATCACCGACCCGACGGCCATCGAAGAGCTGTTCACCGCCGCCGGCAAATCCATCAAGGATTACGTCGAGTTGCTGCCGGTGTCGCCGTTCTATCGCCTGTGCTGGGAAGACGGGACGAAGTTCGATTACGCCAACGATCAGCAGTCTCTGGACACTCAGATCGCCGCACTGAACCCCAAGGACGTCGCCGGTTATCAGCGCTTCCTGGCGTACTCCAAAGCGGTGTTTCAAGAGGGTTACCTGAAGCTCGGCGCCGTGCCGTTTCTGTCCTTCCGCGACATGGTTCAGGCCGGGCCGCAGTTGGCGAAGTTGCAGGCATGGCGCAGCGTGTATTCGATGGTGTCGCAGTTCATCGAGAACGACAAACTGCGTCAGGCGTTTTCCTTTCACTCGCTGCTGGTGGGCGGCAACCCGTTCGCGACGTCCTCCATTTACACACTGATTCATGCTCTCGAACGTCAGTGGGGCGTGTGGTTTCCTAAGGGCGGGACCGGCGCGCTGGTGCAGGGCATGGTCAAGCTGTTCCAAGACATCGGCGGGCAGTTCGAGCTGAACGCCGATGTCGCCAGTATTGAGACCAGTGGCCAGAGAGTGACCGGCGTGCGGCTCAAGGACGGTCGGCAGATCAACGCCGATTGCGTGGCCTCCAACGCCGACGTCATGCACACCTACGCCGAACTGCTCGGCGGCCATCCGCGCGGGGTCAAGGAAGGGGCGCGATTGAAGGGCAAGCGCTTCAGCAATTCGCTGTTCGTCATCCACTTCGGACTCAAGCGTCCGCAGCCTCAGTTGCAGCACCACACGGTGTGCTTCGGGCCCCGCTACAAGGCGCTGATTCAGGAGATTTTCAAGGGCGCGGCGCTGGCCGAAGATTTCTCGTTGTACCTGCACGCGCCCTGCATCACTGACCCGAGCCTCGCGCCGCCGGGCTGTTCCAGCCATTACGTGCTGTCGCCGGTGCCGCACCTGGGCAACGCCGATATCGACTGGGAAGTGGAGGGGCCGCGTTACCGCGATCGCATTTTCGAGTACCTGGAGAAGCACTACATGCCCGGTCTGCGCGAGGACCTGGTCACCAGCCGCATCTTCACCCCGCAGGACTTCAAGGGCGAGCTCAACGCGCACCTCGGTTCGGCGTTTTCCCTTGAGCCGATTCTGCGCCAGAGCGCGTGGTTCCGCCCCCACAACCGCGACGCGAACCTGAGCAATCTGTATCTGGTCGGCGCTGGCACGCACCCGGGCGCTGGCGTGCCGGGCGTCATCGGTTCGGCCAAAGCCACGGCCGGGCTGATGCTGGAGGAGCTGCACTCATGA
- the crtB gene encoding 15-cis-phytoene synthase CrtB yields the protein MSVADQALLDHATQSIEVGSKSFAAASRLFDPVTRRSAVMLYAWCRHCDDVIDGQEAGHSAKVVSQQEVTERLQRLIAQTHAVYAGTPTHSPAFEAFREVVLRHGIEQRYALQHLDGFAMDVSQREYRRIDDTLEYCYHVAGVVGLMMAQIMGVSDEATLDRACDLGLAFQLTNIARDIVEDASVGRCYLPGDWLDELGIPRARLADPQYRPQVAVLAQRLVDMAEPYYESANAGLTALPWRSAWAVATAGCVYREIGVKVRQRGARAWDSRVSTSKLDKLRLVLVGAWKASVTRGRQWPARPASLWQRPRRISATDRRAAVEAGHAIE from the coding sequence ATGAGCGTGGCCGATCAGGCGCTGCTCGACCACGCCACCCAGAGCATCGAAGTCGGCTCGAAAAGCTTCGCGGCCGCGTCACGCCTGTTTGACCCGGTCACGCGGCGCAGCGCGGTGATGCTCTATGCGTGGTGTCGGCATTGCGACGACGTCATTGACGGACAGGAAGCGGGGCATTCGGCGAAGGTGGTCAGTCAGCAGGAGGTCACCGAGCGGCTGCAACGGCTGATCGCCCAGACCCACGCCGTGTACGCCGGCACGCCCACCCACAGCCCGGCGTTCGAGGCGTTCAGGGAGGTTGTGCTGCGGCATGGCATCGAGCAGCGTTATGCCCTGCAGCATCTGGACGGTTTTGCGATGGACGTCAGTCAGCGCGAATATCGGCGCATCGACGACACGCTGGAGTACTGCTACCACGTTGCGGGCGTCGTCGGCTTGATGATGGCGCAGATCATGGGTGTGAGCGACGAAGCAACCCTCGACCGTGCCTGCGATCTGGGTCTGGCGTTTCAGCTGACCAACATCGCGCGGGACATTGTCGAAGACGCCTCGGTGGGCCGCTGCTATCTGCCGGGTGACTGGCTGGATGAGTTGGGGATTCCCAGGGCTCGGCTCGCGGATCCGCAGTATCGACCGCAAGTGGCCGTGCTTGCCCAGCGGTTGGTGGACATGGCAGAGCCGTATTACGAAAGTGCCAACGCGGGCCTGACCGCGTTGCCGTGGCGATCGGCCTGGGCGGTGGCGACGGCGGGCTGCGTCTATCGCGAGATCGGCGTGAAGGTCCGGCAGCGCGGTGCACGGGCGTGGGACTCGCGGGTGTCGACCAGCAAGCTGGACAAGCTGCGACTGGTGTTGGTGGGGGCGTGGAAGGCTAGCGTGACTCGTGGTCGGCAGTGGCCCGCGCGGCCTGCGAGCCTGTGGCAACGTCCGCGTCGGATTTCTGCAACGGACCGTCGTGCAGCCGTCGAAGCTGGGCACGCAATCGAGTGA
- a CDS encoding sterol desaturase family protein, with protein MNPMINALVFFATVIGMEGFAVFAHKYIMHGWGWGWHKSHHEPRTGWFEKNDLYAVVFAGFAIVLIALGTQGAHPLEWIGAGMTAYGFLYFIAHDGLVHKRWPFKYVPRNGYLKRLYQAHLMHHAVSGKERCVSFGFLYAPSVTRLRAQLRRLHDGPLQKSDADVATGSQAARATADHESR; from the coding sequence ATGAACCCGATGATCAATGCCCTCGTATTTTTCGCCACCGTGATCGGCATGGAGGGCTTTGCCGTGTTTGCGCACAAGTACATCATGCACGGCTGGGGCTGGGGCTGGCATAAGTCCCACCATGAGCCGAGAACCGGCTGGTTCGAGAAGAACGATCTGTATGCCGTGGTGTTCGCCGGTTTCGCCATCGTGCTGATCGCGCTCGGCACCCAGGGCGCGCACCCGCTGGAATGGATTGGCGCCGGGATGACCGCTTACGGCTTCCTGTATTTCATTGCCCACGACGGCCTGGTGCACAAGCGCTGGCCGTTCAAATACGTGCCGCGCAATGGCTACCTCAAGCGCCTGTACCAGGCGCATCTGATGCACCACGCGGTGTCGGGCAAAGAGCGTTGCGTGTCGTTCGGCTTTCTGTATGCGCCAAGCGTCACTCGATTGCGTGCCCAGCTTCGACGGCTGCACGACGGTCCGTTGCAGAAATCCGACGCGGACGTTGCCACAGGCTCGCAGGCCGCGCGGGCCACTGCCGACCACGAGTCACGCTAG
- a CDS encoding glucose/quinate/shikimate family membrane-bound PQQ-dependent dehydrogenase, translated as MNDLSKASGLRRFTSIIAGIFALFLLAGGIWLLSLGGSFYYLFLGVALLVFAVLLWRRSAASLWLYGALMLITVVWGLWEAGTDFWALVPRFDILGVLGLWLLIPGVTRDIPERLKPGKTFLSATLALAIVVMVYAIFNDPQEINGSMATAQPTQHQPVEGIANGDWPAYGRTQSGTRYSPLTQINEGNVKDLQVAWTFNSGESKNANDSGETTNELTPIKVGDNMYICTTHQILVALDPATGKEKWRFDPKLKSDPSFQHLTCRGVAYFDQADTTQFAKSLEGTQPVATSCPRKVFLPVNDGRLFAINADTGAPCADFAKNGELDLLHLQPYPYPGGLEPTSPPVVTGTTVIIGGSVTDNLSVHEPSGAIRGYDVNTGALKWIFDTGAEDPNAIPGDGQTLVNNSPNAWAPLAYDAKTDVVYVPTGNPTPDIWGGNRTPVMERYASSIVAMNGSTGKLVWSFQTTHHDLWDMDVPAQPTLADVKTGSGEAVPAVYVPTKAGNLFVLDRRDGKPIVPVHEMQVPAGEAAPGDRVSPTQPRSDLNLTSIQTLSDKEMWGATMFDQLVCRVIFKQLSYNGQYTPPSEQGTLVFPGNLGVFEWGGISVNADRQVALMNPMALPFVSKLIPRGPNNPLWPKEGATGSGTEMGIQPQYGVPYGVEINAFLSPLGLPCKEPAWGYVAGVDMKTHDVVWRKRIGTIRDSLKGIQLPPLKIGVPMLGGPISTAGNLMFIAGTQDNYLRAFNVTNGDLLWEARLPAGGQATPMTYESNGKQYIVIMAGGHGSFGTKMGDSLIAYALPSK; from the coding sequence ATGAATGACTTATCAAAAGCTTCAGGGTTGAGGCGTTTCACTTCCATCATTGCAGGCATCTTTGCCCTGTTTCTGTTGGCAGGCGGTATCTGGCTGCTCTCACTGGGCGGCTCTTTTTATTATCTGTTCCTGGGCGTCGCGCTGCTGGTGTTCGCCGTCCTGTTGTGGCGACGTTCCGCGGCATCGCTCTGGCTCTATGGCGCGCTGATGCTGATCACTGTGGTCTGGGGCCTGTGGGAAGCAGGCACGGACTTCTGGGCGTTGGTGCCGCGTTTCGACATCCTCGGGGTGTTGGGTCTGTGGCTGCTGATCCCGGGGGTCACCCGTGATATCCCTGAGCGTCTGAAGCCGGGCAAAACCTTTTTATCCGCGACATTGGCGCTGGCAATCGTGGTGATGGTCTACGCCATCTTCAACGACCCCCAGGAAATCAACGGCAGCATGGCGACGGCGCAACCCACCCAGCATCAGCCTGTCGAGGGCATCGCCAATGGCGACTGGCCTGCTTATGGCCGCACGCAGTCGGGCACGCGCTATTCACCGCTGACCCAGATCAACGAAGGCAACGTCAAAGACCTTCAGGTGGCCTGGACCTTCAACAGTGGCGAATCGAAAAACGCCAATGACTCCGGTGAAACCACCAACGAACTGACGCCGATCAAGGTTGGCGACAACATGTACATCTGCACCACCCACCAGATCCTGGTGGCGCTGGACCCGGCCACCGGTAAAGAGAAGTGGAGATTCGATCCCAAGCTCAAATCCGATCCGTCCTTCCAGCACTTGACCTGCCGTGGCGTCGCCTACTTCGATCAGGCGGACACCACTCAGTTTGCAAAAAGCCTGGAGGGCACTCAGCCGGTCGCCACCAGTTGCCCGCGTAAAGTGTTCCTGCCGGTCAACGATGGTCGCTTGTTCGCCATCAACGCTGACACCGGCGCACCCTGCGCCGACTTCGCCAAAAACGGTGAGCTGGATCTGCTGCACCTGCAGCCCTACCCGTATCCGGGCGGTCTCGAGCCCACCTCCCCGCCTGTCGTGACCGGTACCACCGTGATCATCGGCGGTTCGGTGACCGACAACCTGTCCGTGCACGAGCCTTCCGGCGCAATCCGTGGCTACGACGTCAATACCGGTGCGCTGAAGTGGATCTTCGACACCGGTGCCGAGGACCCGAACGCGATTCCGGGTGATGGCCAGACACTGGTCAACAACTCGCCTAATGCCTGGGCACCGCTGGCTTACGACGCGAAGACCGATGTGGTTTATGTGCCAACCGGCAACCCGACACCGGACATTTGGGGCGGCAACCGTACTCCGGTGATGGAGCGTTATGCGAGCTCGATCGTCGCGATGAACGGTTCCACCGGCAAGCTGGTGTGGAGCTTCCAGACTACCCACCACGATTTGTGGGACATGGACGTACCGGCTCAGCCGACCCTGGCTGACGTGAAAACCGGCAGCGGCGAAGCCGTCCCTGCGGTGTACGTGCCGACCAAGGCCGGCAACCTGTTCGTGCTGGACCGTCGCGATGGCAAGCCGATTGTGCCCGTCCATGAAATGCAGGTGCCTGCCGGTGAAGCCGCGCCAGGCGATCGGGTCAGCCCGACCCAGCCGCGCTCGGACCTCAATCTGACGTCCATTCAGACACTCTCCGACAAAGAGATGTGGGGCGCGACCATGTTCGACCAACTGGTCTGCCGCGTGATCTTCAAGCAGCTGTCCTACAACGGCCAGTACACGCCACCGTCCGAGCAAGGCACGCTGGTGTTCCCGGGCAACCTGGGTGTTTTCGAATGGGGTGGTATCTCGGTGAACGCCGACCGTCAGGTCGCGTTGATGAACCCGATGGCGCTGCCGTTCGTGTCCAAGCTGATCCCACGCGGCCCGAACAACCCGCTGTGGCCTAAAGAAGGTGCCACCGGCTCCGGTACCGAAATGGGCATTCAGCCCCAGTATGGCGTGCCTTATGGCGTCGAAATCAACGCCTTCCTCTCGCCATTGGGCCTGCCGTGCAAAGAGCCGGCCTGGGGTTATGTGGCTGGCGTGGACATGAAGACCCACGATGTGGTGTGGCGCAAACGCATCGGTACCATCCGCGACAGCCTGAAAGGCATTCAACTGCCGCCGCTGAAAATCGGCGTACCGATGCTGGGTGGTCCGATTTCCACGGCCGGTAACCTGATGTTCATCGCGGGTACCCAGGACAACTACCTGCGCGCCTTCAACGTCACCAACGGCGACCTGCTCTGGGAAGCGCGCCTGCCAGCGGGCGGCCAGGCCACGCCGATGACCTACGAGAGCAATGGCAAGCAGTACATTGTGATCATGGCCGGCGGGCATGGCTCGTTTGGCACCAAGATGGGCGACTCGTTGATCGCCTACGCCCTGCCGTCAAAGTAA
- a CDS encoding RidA family protein has product MTDRQLIVPDEMRLLAERAGYAPAVKVGKTIYCAGQVGRTHELAVIEDPEQQFLAAWENLRLVLTAGGCTFEDVVDLTTYHVDLHRHMPVFRAVKDNVFPRGTCAWTCLGVSELARPGLLVEIKCVAVQR; this is encoded by the coding sequence ATGACCGACCGTCAACTCATTGTCCCGGACGAAATGCGTTTGCTCGCCGAGCGCGCGGGCTATGCCCCTGCCGTCAAGGTCGGTAAAACGATCTACTGTGCCGGTCAGGTCGGGCGCACCCATGAATTGGCCGTCATCGAAGACCCGGAGCAGCAATTCCTCGCGGCATGGGAAAACCTGCGACTCGTCTTGACCGCTGGGGGATGCACCTTCGAAGACGTCGTCGACCTGACGACCTACCACGTCGATCTGCACCGTCACATGCCGGTGTTCAGGGCGGTAAAAGACAACGTCTTCCCCAGGGGCACCTGCGCCTGGACCTGCCTCGGCGTCAGCGAACTGGCCAGGCCCGGCCTGCTGGTGGAAATCAAGTGCGTGGCGGTGCAGCGCTGA
- a CDS encoding cupin domain-containing protein, with amino-acid sequence MKPLNHFPSLLCWLAFAGLISVGSAQAHDAEQEKVTVLEQHPMLNAPGKKAMVLTVDYLPGQASIAHSHSGSAIAYVLEGEVISRVNDGKAITYKTGQTWYEPAGSKHYESRNASATKPAKLLVFILLDDKADILTPLPK; translated from the coding sequence ATGAAACCGCTCAATCACTTCCCCTCCCTGCTCTGCTGGCTGGCCTTCGCTGGCCTTATCTCTGTCGGCAGCGCCCAGGCCCATGATGCGGAACAGGAAAAGGTGACCGTTCTGGAACAGCACCCGATGCTCAATGCGCCCGGGAAAAAAGCCATGGTGCTGACCGTCGATTACCTGCCGGGCCAAGCCTCCATTGCCCACAGTCACAGCGGCAGCGCGATTGCCTATGTTCTGGAAGGCGAGGTGATTTCGAGAGTCAACGACGGCAAGGCGATTACGTACAAGACGGGCCAGACATGGTACGAGCCGGCCGGATCAAAGCACTACGAATCGCGAAACGCCAGCGCGACAAAGCCTGCGAAATTGCTGGTGTTCATCCTGCTGGACGACAAGGCCGACATCCTCACGCCGCTGCCGAAGTGA
- a CDS encoding DUF2723 domain-containing protein — protein MVAAVRYRALFGIPLLLAVAAVLWSFLASSGPIQWMDNGIFIADASEGRYFSETLGPLDHPLYLFVTTALFANFGPLVLSFMNSMLLIPLGWAIFRLAKGVGATSQQALLAIAAAVLCHCVFWVSTKAEVYLLHTLLVTLAYMVHFRDKSRLGLLTALFVIGILTGLAAAIHQLTFIVLFPLYVQLVWQHRARVLLTIPGFVLGLAVAIPGILQELQNGLSLIDIGHRYLIGIPDKTTEQSWQGSLFRFDDMWHEKNSVALLMLSLLGPQLVALVLFPKSRRLRLLWCAAVLNFLFAVSYNVTDRFTFFLPGAVLLSIIGVIHVQAWLARHNASVVAYALPFSGPATILAVYAIYAGGVVTLPTHKEALPFRDDIHYFMAPYLRDRSAEAFVQSYEQSAPPGALIVADWTPNGALRSAQASGLLKGRTIALCEGAQDIESYLSGPGAFLARTSYCSSISDRFDLQTLAVGYELHAK, from the coding sequence ATGGTGGCAGCAGTACGTTATCGAGCGTTGTTTGGCATTCCCCTGTTGCTGGCGGTAGCCGCCGTCCTCTGGAGTTTTCTGGCATCCAGCGGACCGATTCAGTGGATGGACAATGGCATCTTCATCGCCGATGCCTCGGAAGGCCGTTACTTCAGCGAAACCCTCGGGCCGCTGGATCACCCGCTGTACCTGTTCGTCACCACGGCGCTGTTCGCGAATTTCGGTCCGTTGGTGCTGAGTTTCATGAACTCGATGCTGCTGATCCCGCTGGGCTGGGCGATCTTCCGTCTGGCCAAGGGCGTCGGCGCCACGTCGCAGCAGGCCTTGCTGGCGATTGCCGCTGCGGTGTTGTGCCATTGCGTGTTCTGGGTCTCGACCAAGGCCGAGGTTTACCTGCTGCACACGCTGCTGGTGACCCTGGCGTACATGGTGCATTTTCGCGATAAATCGCGTCTGGGCCTGCTCACCGCGTTGTTCGTCATCGGCATCCTCACCGGGCTGGCTGCGGCCATTCATCAACTGACGTTCATCGTGTTGTTCCCGCTGTATGTGCAACTGGTGTGGCAGCACAGGGCGCGGGTTTTGCTGACGATTCCGGGCTTTGTGCTGGGCCTTGCGGTGGCGATTCCCGGCATCTTGCAGGAGTTGCAGAACGGCCTGAGCCTGATCGATATCGGTCATCGTTACCTGATTGGCATCCCCGACAAAACCACCGAGCAGAGCTGGCAGGGTTCGCTGTTTCGCTTCGACGACATGTGGCACGAGAAAAACTCGGTGGCGCTGCTGATGCTGTCGCTGCTCGGCCCGCAGCTGGTGGCGCTGGTGCTGTTTCCCAAAAGCCGGCGCCTGCGACTGTTGTGGTGCGCGGCGGTGCTGAACTTCCTCTTTGCGGTGTCTTACAACGTCACCGACCGCTTCACGTTTTTCCTCCCGGGGGCGGTGCTGTTGAGCATCATCGGCGTGATTCATGTGCAGGCGTGGCTGGCCCGACACAACGCCTCGGTTGTCGCTTACGCCCTGCCCTTCAGCGGCCCGGCGACGATTCTGGCGGTGTACGCGATTTACGCCGGCGGCGTCGTCACGCTGCCGACCCACAAGGAAGCGCTGCCTTTCCGTGACGATATCCATTACTTCATGGCGCCGTACCTGCGTGATCGGTCGGCGGAGGCCTTCGTCCAGAGTTACGAACAATCGGCCCCGCCAGGCGCGCTGATCGTTGCCGACTGGACGCCCAACGGCGCATTGCGTTCCGCGCAAGCCAGCGGGCTGCTCAAGGGGCGAACGATTGCGCTGTGCGAAGGCGCGCAGGACATCGAGTCCTATCTCAGCGGGCCTGGCGCCTTCCTGGCGCGGACCAGTTATTGCTCAAGCATCTCGGACCGCTTCGATCTGCAGACGCTGGCGGTGGGATACGAGCTGCACGCGAAATAG